CCGTCGTGCCGGTTGACGATCTCACAATCGTGGTTGGGGCCGCGATTGCGGGCGCGTTGGGTCTTCCCTCCAATCCGGTGGAGTCAGCGCGGGCTGCGCGCAACAAGGCCGTCATGCGGCAGCGCCTGCGCGGGATGGAAGTGCGCCAGCCGGATTTCACGCTCCTGTCCATCGACGACACCCCCGATGCGGCGGCCTCCCGGGTGGAGTACCCCTGCGTGGTCAAGCCTACCATCCTGGCCGGCAGCCGCGGGGTCATCCGCGCCGATGATCCCGGTCAGTTCACCGCCGCGTTCCGGCGGCTCGAAGCCATCCTGCGGACTCCGGAGGTGTCGGCCCTGGGGGACGAAGCTCGGCAGGTGTTGGTAGAACGCTTCGTGCCGGGGGTCGAAGTCGCCCTCGAGGGACTGCTCGTCAGGGGCGAGCTTCGGGTCCTGGCGCTCTTCGACAAGCCCGACCCCCTCGATGGGCCCTTCTTCGAGGAGACGGTCTACGTCACGCCGTCCCGTTTGCCGACGGGGATGCAGGACGCGATCGCCGGCTGCACAGCCCGTGCAGGCAGGGCGCTGGGCCTACAGGAAGGACCGGTGCATGCCGAGCTGCGCGTGAACGAGGCCGGCCCGTGGCTCATCGAGATCGCGGCGCGCTCGATCGGCGGGCGCTGCTCGCGGGCCCTCCGCTTCGGCACGGGCATGTTGCTCGAGGAGCTGATCCTCCGCCACGCGCTGGGCATGGAGATTCCTTCCCTCGAGCGCGAGCCTTACCCCGCCGGGGTCATGATGATCCCGATCCCGGGCGCCGGCGTCCTCCAGGAGGTCAGGGGGCAGGCTGAGGCGCTGGTGCTGCCGGGGATCGAGGAGATCGACATCACCGCCCACATGGGCCAGGAACTCGTCCCGCTCCCGGAGGGCTGGCGCTACCTCGGGTTCATCTTCGCCAGGGCGGAGACCCCTGAGGCGGTCGAGGCTGCGCTGAGAGCGGCGCACAGGCGCCTCGAGTTCGTGATCGGGGAGCTTCCGGCTCCCCTTCGGTGACCGTGTCCCGGTCCCGCCCCGACACTCGCGCGCACCCCACCGTCTCACCGGCAAGGCGCCGCTGGATCCACGAGCGCCGGGCCCTCACCCGGGTGGCCCGCGGGGCGCTCCCCGCCGATCGCTACCTGGAGGGCGGAACCCTCCTCAACGTCTACACGGGCGAGCTCTATCCCGCCAATGTGGCGATCAAGGGGGAGCGGATCGCGTACGTCGGGGCTCGGGACGACATGGTCGGGCCCCGGACGGAGGTGCTCTCCGCAGCGGGCCGGATCCTTTGCCCGGGCTACATCGAGCCCCACGCCCATCCCTGGCTGATGGCCACGCCCGCCGCCCTGGCCCGCCACGTCCTGCCGCTCGGGACGACGAGCATTGTCGCCGACGACCTGCCGCTCTACGAGCTGGGCGGTGAGCGCGGGTTTCGGGTCGCGGTCGAGGCGCTGAGCCGGGGTCCGCTCAAGTACTACTGGCTGGTGCGGCTTCACTCGCAGTCCAGGTCAGGCGGCGAGTCGCGGCGCTTTCCGACGATCGCCCTGGCACGGCTTCTCGCCTCCCCCTGGGTCGCAGCTGCGGGAGAGGTGACGCGGTGGCCGGAGGCCTGGGAGGGAGATCCGGCGCTCCTCGAGCGGCTCGCGCTCGCGGCCGAGCGGCGGAGGCGGATCGAGGGGCACACTGCCGGCGCGTCCGTGGAGAAACTCGCCGGGCTCGCCGCGGCAGGGCTCAGCTCGTGCCACGAGGCCATCACCGCTCGGGAAGCCCTGGACCGCGCGCGGGCCGGCCTCGCGGTTATCCTCAGGCAGTCGTCGCTCCGCCCCGACCTGAAAGAGCTTCTGGCCGCGCTCAAAGAGGCGCCGGGTCTCACCGCGCGCGTCATGCTGACGACCGACGGGAGCTCGCCGGCCTTCGTCGCCGAGCGCGGCTTCGTCGATCACCTGGTCGCGGTCGCGATGGAGGCGGGGGTCCCGCCGGTCGATGCCTACCGGATGGTCACGCTGAACCCGGCGTTCCACTTCGGCCTCGACGCGGAGATTGGCGGGATCGCGGCGGGGCGCTACGCCGATCTCCTGCTGCTCAGGGACCTGAGCGAGCCGCGGCCGGAGACGGTGATCTCGCGCGGCCGGGTCG
This Candidatus Rokuibacteriota bacterium DNA region includes the following protein-coding sequences:
- a CDS encoding ATP-grasp domain-containing protein, producing the protein MRPRLLLLIPTTSYRTEAFLEAARALGVDIVIASERANALEEAFPDGLLTLDFQKPDVAAREVAEFARRYPFDAVVPVDDLTIVVGAAIAGALGLPSNPVESARAARNKAVMRQRLRGMEVRQPDFTLLSIDDTPDAAASRVEYPCVVKPTILAGSRGVIRADDPGQFTAAFRRLEAILRTPEVSALGDEARQVLVERFVPGVEVALEGLLVRGELRVLALFDKPDPLDGPFFEETVYVTPSRLPTGMQDAIAGCTARAGRALGLQEGPVHAELRVNEAGPWLIEIAARSIGGRCSRALRFGTGMLLEELILRHALGMEIPSLEREPYPAGVMMIPIPGAGVLQEVRGQAEALVLPGIEEIDITAHMGQELVPLPEGWRYLGFIFARAETPEAVEAALRAAHRRLEFVIGELPAPLR
- a CDS encoding adenine deaminase; protein product: MTVSRSRPDTRAHPTVSPARRRWIHERRALTRVARGALPADRYLEGGTLLNVYTGELYPANVAIKGERIAYVGARDDMVGPRTEVLSAAGRILCPGYIEPHAHPWLMATPAALARHVLPLGTTSIVADDLPLYELGGERGFRVAVEALSRGPLKYYWLVRLHSQSRSGGESRRFPTIALARLLASPWVAAAGEVTRWPEAWEGDPALLERLALAAERRRRIEGHTAGASVEKLAGLAAAGLSSCHEAITAREALDRARAGLAVILRQSSLRPDLKELLAALKEAPGLTARVMLTTDGSSPAFVAERGFVDHLVAVAMEAGVPPVDAYRMVTLNPAFHFGLDAEIGGIAAGRYADLLLLRDLSEPRPETVISRGRVVARDQTLLASVPEPPWARIFASRSARLAVRWRVGADDFVLPRRGRQPVIRFVSAVITRLEERSLEPGDLLAALIDREGRWICPGVVAGFCPELDGLATTVSTDFQILVLGRDARAMAAAVNRLLALGGGIVVVEGGRVSYELALPLGGIMSRQPLAVLAERERELFALLKAHGYAHHDPLFTLLFLVADFLPEVRLTARGVWDVKGRKVLAPSRRLARRRGA